ACTTTTTTGTGTggttcattttttattcatattatattttttttgtataggATTTCATaggatttttttataaaaaaaattatattataagaaTTCGTTTTGAGCTTAACAAAAACGCAAGCTAACTAACCTAACCGATCGGATTCGAGTGCTATACGCTCATCCATCAATAGaatacaataaatatttcacTTCGTTCATGTTTTGTGTACGTGGCTTGAGTGGCCTGGGTAGTCAAGGCGGTAGGTAGGTGGTATTACTATTCCTAGACgcgtataaaaatatttataaacattcGTATCATTTTGCTCAAGTCTTATAAATACAGTTGGTTTCAATATGAATTTAAGGGGGCTCATTGAACGCACAATGTGCGCgttttgtttgaatttttgtgCGGGGTGCTgtgttattaatattttactttCGTTTTGGGTGGGGGCATTGTATGGTGGTTTTGTATCTCTCAGTTTCGCTTATATGGTCATCAGTGGGGGGTCAATTTGTACAACTGACCACGGGTCTAGTTGGGTCTGCTAGGCTACGGTTCTAggctaaatataaaaatagtgCTTAGGTCTACAGCATAACTATGCGTAAATATATCATTTCATTAGCATGGTCATCTCTCCTCTACATTCTCTCTCTATCTCACGTTCTCTATAAGGCACAGATATTTGTTACATCAGTTGTTTATACACATAAATACTTGTTGCTTAGcgaaaataaatactaaattaattacaaaaatgtACAGCGATGGGGCGAAGCGGACGAGGTGGTTAGACCTCTACGCCGTAAGTGCGATCCACAACATAGTCGTAGCGCTGTTGCTCCGTATTGTTGTCATCCACGGGAACAGGAACTGCTGTAGGAGTCGCTTGAGTAGCCGGAGTGGTGGTAGGAGTGGCTGGAGGAGGATTGGCGGCTGGAGAAGCTGCTGGAGTGGCTGGTGTAGCCGGTACTTTGGGCACAGCACCGCTGGCAACTCGATTCTGGTGATCACTGAGATTCTTGTTTCGATTGTTGCTCGCCACCAGTGCCGTGTTGATGGCAATGGCCGTCTCAGCAGCATTGTTATAGAACTCATCCTCgtcctcttcctcctcctcctcctcttcctcctcgAAGAGGATTGTATTGGCTTCGGGCAAGGTGAATTCGCTGGGCAACTCGGGCACTGACATACCCTTGCGCGTGAAGAAAGTAATTTTCTCCCTGCGatgaaatatttgaaattaataaaGTCTCCTTTTGGGAAGGTGGGTGAGATGCTTACTTGAACGACACTAGATCAGGGCAACCCTTGGGCACCTTGGTCTTGCGCAGCTTGTGGATCTCTTTGGCGGTTTTCATGAGCAGCTTTTGCAGCTGACGCTCTTCGGGACACTTGGCGGGATCGGCACGAGCCACCAGGCGTTGGAACTCTTCGTTCTCAATGGCCCACGCGGCAATCAGAGGATCCTTGTTCTCGCAAGCTTTCTGCAAACTGCAATAGTTCATATTAGTAGGGAATCATCTTGGAAATCCTCTCAGCTTTACTTACACTTCTTTGAGGTTCTGCAGCTTGGCGATTTGGTCATTAAGGAAGTACAGTTTGCTGTGCTGGGCTTGCAGGTCCAGCTCCAAGTCCAAGCTGGTGCGTGGTATGTGAGTATGATGCAGttctgattaaaaaaaatagttaagaatattaatttattgtcTTAATATTAAATCGTATTTCTTTTAAACTTACTTGTGACTGACTTTGGAGCCTTGGGGTGGAAGCGCAGGGATCTCCGCTCGGCAGCACCACGCTGGAAGGTGTGTGGCGCCACTCCGCAATGCATTGCAGAATCAGAGTCGCTGCGGTTGAGCCGGCAGTTGTAGCGGTTCTTGCTGACGGCCGCTGAGGGCGTGAAGGTCTGGGATCGCTTCACGGGCCTGTCATCCATCATCTGGGACTGGCCGCGGGACTTCTCCGGCAGGAAGGCGCAGTCCGTATTCGTTTCCTTGTCGGCGAACTCCTGCTTCATGTTCTGCATATAGGCATCTAGCATGCAGCTCGCTATAAAGTTCAATAATAGTATTTAATTTatgaataggaatatatatttctaaacTTACAGTTCATTAGGCCAACATCGCTGATGAGCTGCTTGTCatcttcctcctcctcttcgtcatcgtcgtcgtcatcgCTGCCGTCCTGGTCGTTGAGACGGCCTTGCTCTGGCTGCTCCTCGGCGATCTGGGCCTGCAGTTCCATGGGCGGCGCCTGGTTGCGCGTCAGCGTGGACGTTTGCGAGGAGGTAATGGTGGACTCGTCCGAAGACTCCTCCCGATTGTTGTTACTGGCGGCAACGGCGGCGGCAGCTGCGGCGGCACTGGTGGAGGGAATGTCCAGGGATTCAAAGGTGGGAATGAATTTGGAGCTGAGCACGTTGTACCACTTTAGGGTGGAGTCTTCCGGGTTGAACTCGGCCATGCTGATTTGAACTGTGCCCTGAAATTTGCCAAGTAAGATAAGTAAGATCTCTTTTGGCAATACCACTGATTGGACTTACAATGATCTCCTCCTTTTGGCCCGTCATGGTGACCACCGTCACCTGCAGGCTCTTGGTCAGCAGCTTGTCCAGCGTGATGGGCACGGCGAAGGTGTCGTTGAAGACGGGCTTCTGGAAATCCCCCAGCGCCTTTGTCCGAATGGAGGTCAGCGAGTTGGGCAGCAAGGCAGCACGTAGGtatctaaaataaataaataattattattattccaaagattctttaaaaaatacaatccACAGTCCACTTACACTTGCGAGTTGTCTGCCGAAGCTGTCCACAGCGCCAGAAGATTATTAGCCCGTTCCAGAGACACCACCAAGACGCCCTCCGGCTTCAAATACTTGAGTCCGATCTGGACTTGGGCCAGCTCCTTGCGTGGCAGATGGGCACGCGATGCCTCAAAGACGCCCGAGTCCCCGGCCACCGACTCGTTGCTGACGGCCGCTGACACGGATCGCGTGttggaggtggaggaggaccTGCTGAGCATCTCCTGCGGCAGATCCAGCAGCGACGGCTTTTCCGAAATCGGAGACAGGGGGGCTGCGGCTAGGTTGAGCGGCGTGCCCAGGTTcagtttctgcagcttggCCTCCAGCATCATGCAATCCAGCACGGTGGAATCTAGGTCGTATGGTCGTGCTCTGACGCCCGACACCGGCACTGGGGGCGGGGCTGTGTAGGCGGGAGGCGCGGGCAGAGCGTTGGCATAGGTAGGCTCCTCTTTGAGTGCTTGGGTCGCCTGATCTGCGCCTGGATTGTACTTCATCGGCGAGGCGGGCGGCGTTTCCATGGACAGGCTGCTGCGCGGCGAAAGAGACACCTCCGAggactgctgttgctgcaagCCAGGATGTACTGGGTGAAGGCGCTGGTGTTGCTGGAACAATCGTTGCGAGCGGCGTCTCAGGTCCACCACATCGATGGGCGAGTCCACGGCGAAGGGATCAATGTAGATATCGGTGAAGCTCAGAGCACTCTTGCTGCTGGCGGTGGAGAGGGATCCCaagctgctgccgctgctaaTCGAAAAGGTGCTCTCGGAGGAGAAGGACTTCAGCCGCTCCTCCAGCAGCTTGGTGGACTTCAGGGCCTCCTGCAGCTTGTCCAGCAGGAGCTGCTTTTCCTCGTGGAAGCGCAGGCGGTTGGCCACGCAGGTGTTGTTGGCTTCGTAGGCCTCCTTGAGGTCCTCCTCCAGCTTGTTTCGCGTCTGCTGGATCACCCGCTTCTCCTCCTCGCTGCGCGACTTGAGGGAGATGCTGTTCAGGTCATTCAGCAGCTTCTCCTTTTCCTGGATGAGCAGAATGCGGTCCTTGTCGGACTCCAGTTGGCCCGGCTCGATGCGCTCCACGTGATCGgccagctgctgctgcagcttctTTATGTGCTTGCGCCACTCCGCGTACTGCAGCTTGGTCTTGGCCATTTCCGCGAACCGGGCTCCCCCGTTCAGGTTGTCGCCGGTGGAGCCGCACAGATCCGTCTGACTGGCCACACACACCCGGTCGAAGGGCGAGGCCAGGTCGGAGTTCTCCTCGCTGATCTGCTGGCGGCTCAGCTCGTTCTTGATCTGCACCAGGCTGCGCATCAGCTCCTCGCGCACCTTCTCGCCGGACACCAGGGACTTGTGCACCTTCAGCATCTCCTCCCGAATGGCCTGCACCTCGGCGATGTCGTAGCAGCCGTTCTGGCGGGCGTTGATCTTCTCCCCCACCGAGTACAGGGTGTTCATGCCGCGCTCCGTGTAGGATATGTCGTTGGTGATATGGTTCAGTTCCTGCTTCAGCTGATGGACTCGTTCCCGGGCCAGCATCAGGTCAGCTCTCAGCAGCTCGGGATCGTGCCGGCTCATCGAGCTTGAGGAGGAGCACACTGAAGAGGATAGAGGGTTTGTTATTAGTTAAAGAATGGCGCTTGGAAGGTAGCTTCTACTTACGGCTGCTTCTACTGGCGGCCAGCTTGAGGTGGTTGTACTCCTCCTGGGCCCAGAGCAGGCGCTGCTGCTTCACGTCGAACATTTCGCGCTTGTTCTCCAGCTGGTCCTGGGCCGCGGATAGGTAGTCGCTCAGCATCTGCTCCTGGACGCTCTTCCACTCCTGGCGCGGATCCTCCAGCTGGGTGCTCTGGGCCAGATGGTTGATGTAGTAGAGGCCAATGTTGGGGTCATAGGACTCCTCCCAGCCCATCGGCAGTTCATCGCCCACGCAGTCCTCGAAGGTCTGTGGCTTCGTGTAGCTgcaaagaaataatttaataaaatattagtaaTAGGCCTTCAGATAGTCTCCATCTTGGATGGTAATGGAGCTGTTCCCACGCCAGTTAGCCTGGCCAATTCGATAAGATTAACGGCATTTCCTGTGTGTGCATTTTGGGTAAAAGTTGGCCATCTCCGAGCCGGGGGAAAAATGTCGCAGAAATACCGATTTTGCCGCAGCCATGCGGCGGAATGTCTGGGCtctgtttgttgttgccaAATGCCTCCGCCTCTAATCTTATCGAGGCCATAATATTCGCATAGTGCGGCAAGGTAGGCCAGGCGGGCAAGAAAGCAAAACAAAGGCCAGTCCCCAGTCGCGGCAAAAGGGAAAAattccaaaaccaaaaactggcCAACTGGCGATGACAAAGTCTTGACGTTGTTTGGCGCTGCAATCCTCGGCCCCTCAACCTGgttatttttcaacaaaactCTATTTCCATATCAGACACAGACAACAGCATTTTCGCATTCCAACGATAATTGCTAATCGCCATGGATTGATTGTTgaatacacatatatattcaTACCCTCGCATATATCCCATATTTGTGgcgaatttttgtttttctttaaggCTCTGCCCGTCAACTGGGACTGTTAATTAATCATTGCTTTGGAATTCGCATGGCCATTAAAATATGGAGGCTTCCGAACATATAGGCATATAGACAGATAATAAAATCTGCGATAGATATACCCGGGCAGTGCGTTTCGGGTTTGTAAAGCGCTTTATGGTAGGCAGTTCATTAAACGATAGCTGGGATTGAATcccataaattataattaaaataaacaatatccTTATCATTCGATAGGGTGACTTCTATTCTTTGTCTTGACCGATTCTTTGAAAATGTATCTGCACTCGGATATACTAAAAGTATCTGCCTGTTTACAGATACGCAGATGGCAGCTCAACTGACAGTCTGTCTGTCTGCAATTTTCTCAGAATATTTGGCCACGAGTCAGTGCCTTCTGTTTGCTTCTCTAGATATCTGTTTAtacgtatatttttttaaatcgcaGTTCATTATCTGGAATCGATTGTTGACGCAGTAGTCGCCTCTGACTAACCCAACTATTGATGTTCTTTTCGCAATTTAACTAAATCTGATATTTGATATGAGGACTTGGGCTATAAATCATAAGAGGGCTTGTTTCCAAACTCATAAAGTGAGGAAACTTGAGATTAGCTAATCTCAGGTGCAATTTCTTATGatttattaaacaaacatACGTAAAATACCCAGATAATAGGTGGACTTTATTAGATTGCAATCGATGACGTCTTGAGCACCGGATGCAATAAAAGGTGGTGGCCAAATGAAGGCATTTAGAAGGCCCCTTGGAAACAATACTTTTAAGAAAGTTTAGAGATCtatcattaaatatttaaaagcgGAAATGTCTTGATACCTATGATAGTTGCATAATAAGACCATTACCCAGttagattttttaaatatggcACGTTTAAGAGAACTAATCTTAAACTAGCTACCTAAAGGTTAACCCccttattaaaaaaagagaggTATTACGTGCATTTTGGCAGGAACTCCAGGCCACAGCCAAGAGCCATTCGCGATAGCCTATTATCGCAAAAGTGCACACATCTATGCAGGCCTTATTGTTCATTAATTGGAgttgattaaattttaattcacGCTTTTAATAAGCGGAACAAGGTTCATCTACCCAGCTACCCAGTAAAGACAAAAGAAAAGTGACACCAAAACATAGACTTGCTTGAGAGACAGACAAAGAGACTAGAATAATacgaaaatatagaaaatgaTACAGAAAATGCAGTTGGGGGACATGTGCCAGTGGCCGGACGGGTTCAGGGGTCCAAAGCTCCAAGCTATGACAAGCCAGAGCTCACGATCGAAGACAGTCACTGGATAACTGCATGATTTTGAAGAACGTTGGAACTATATTTTCAAATCATATTCCAAGATTGAGAGAAACCCGATCTAAAGCCAATTATGCAATTGTTATGTCCTCGTGATATTCGGTTATCTTCTCACCATAAGTAGGTCTTTAAAATGCCAAGATAGGAACTTGAGTTCATCAGGAGGGGCTCTACCCATCATCTAATCAAAAGCACCCTGGCAGGGGGACAGGTGTCAAGTGCGGCTCTCAGTAAATGgcaattaaattcttttgaaaatTCTAAGCCATTTTTATGGGTTTCCCATCAGAGCTTGACCTCAGAAGAGTACCTTTGAAAGAAAATCAATGAAAATGCACACATCGGACATCCAACAGaggtgtgggcgtggcaagtAATAGGGCTTCACTGGCCCGGCTAACGACGTGTTGGCCTTTCGAGAAAGAGACTCTGAATCCGGCCCACATTAAACGTGAAAAGAGCGGACCACAAAGCtgcataaattatattatattgtaaacaaaatatttatggcgCGGCGACCGAGCAGCGGCCAAGAGTTGTAATAAATTCGCGCTTTAGAGCCGGGTCTCTAAACAGAAACAAGTTTCtgaccaaaaaatatttcagcaTGAATTTTGTTGTCACAATATATGTATGAGGGAAGCAATATGGGCACGGCATTTTGGCCAAGACGATGGCTGAATGGCCAGAGAGAAGTTGTCATTAGGCAGCACTTAAGTTAACTGCAGACACACACTCGGACACACTCTATTATTTAACTGTTCACGTCCAGTTTTATGCTAATTCGCGGCCATAATAAGCTCGGGATGGTCTGCAGAGTCTCGACCGCTTGATGACCAATAAACTTTAAGAGAATATTCCTACAATACTATAACTATTCTCTAAATAaagttctttaaatattattgcTATCTAAGACCTGCTTTGGAgttctatttttattcaaactCACATCTGAACATTCCAGATCCCCCACTCATTTGAattcttttttcaaattgatttcttgaaaaatagtttttaatgaaTTCACATGGGGAGAATATCTCACAAATTAGCCGGCCATTCATTGCGATAGCCTGAGATCATTTAGCAATTCAAATCGAGGCCTGCGTCAATCAAGCCCCACTCCGAAATAAGCATAATATTAGGCAGatgatggaaaaaaaaacgaggaaaaaacaaataacacaaaaaaataggcTCAGCAATCTAGTCACGTAGCCACTGGCCAGATTTACTCCATTTcaattatatatttctttggcGGAACTGAAAAAGTCGAACACGCAAGTAGAGCCACAAGTGTTCCGGTTTATATTCCATCGAGAGACCAGAGCACAAAGTGGTTTGGGAAATTAATGCCATGTTGATGTATGCAAGAATCATATAATCTCTGTATTATAAACCCAATTTGATCAGAGAGCCAGCCATCACCTTGACATACCAACCAGAGTATCTCACAGATACGTTTATTAATGGGGGGCAATGGGAGATCATAAATTCTTTATAATTAAGCAATCGATACGTGTGTAGATCAAATATTAGGACAGGTTCCAGATACTTTACTCCAATTCcgtaaataaattaagaagAGAGAAATTATCGCGGTGACTTAATGGAGGTTAGTTATCCAATAGAACTGAGAACTGAGGTGGGCCTTATCTGGTCTACATAACTTTAATCTATTTCAAGATTACCCAGCCCAACTTTAGATACTTTCCTCCTTTAAGAATCACATTTATTTATAGtcgaaaaataaatcaaaagtcATGATCGCTATCAGGCCGATGCTTGAGAAAGATTCATTGTGGAAAACAATGTTTAATTATAATCACTCACATTATTTgctgtaaaaataatttgccgCCACTGCCGCTGTTGAGTTCCATTATCTGTCAGTTCACAAATATTTTCGAGCGTTAATCAAATTACGCTATAAAGGTCGTACGTCGGTTTTATCTTATCGCCGTTCGTAGTCGTAGTCGGGCCTGGTCGGTGCGTTGCCCATTTAACTTGACTTGGAACCAGATTCCAAGTGCTATTCACTCTGGAATTTTTCTCGCCTGGGGATATACTGGGGCTTATTAACTGCATTTCCTGTTCGCATCTCGTCTATCTCACACTTGCACTTCCTTCCGCTGATGATAAAAACCGGAAATCACTCCGATGCCTGTCCCCCCAGCTTATCAAATGCATTTTACGACCCAGCCAGATgcatattttgaatatttccaGTGCCCCTCCCAACCCTCCAGCCATAAAAAAGCAAGTCAATGAACTGCGCATGCGTCGGGTCATgagataagaaaaaaaaaaagttaaaggcGGTTGGGTTTGGGGCCTCTTATCTAAGAAAGTGGTGAACCATCTAGCCAATGGGATGCACGGAATTCAACAAGTGGGTGTCAATTACGGACTTTCAGCTCCGAGGCTCCGGCCCTGCGTGGGTCGATCACATTAGTCAcaccacccaaaaaaaaaaaacacacgaCTAGGTGTATGTACGATCGTACCATCTTGAGAGCTAAGctatacaatttttacacaaTTTCGAAATCACAAAATGTCTGCCATAAATTCCAAAGCAaacaattgaaataaatttttgcgCCATGAGCACGCCGCCTGCATACGAAATTACTAtacaaactattaaaaaattcatagAATTTATACATGAACATAAACAAACAGACAACCATAGGGTGGACAGTAGAGGCCAGGCACCCACTTGGCCAGGCCAGTCGAAAAGCAAAATAAACttgaattgaaatttatgATTTTGAATGGCCTGTTGATGGGTCTGTTTGGGTCTGTCTGGGGTGTTGCCGAATTCCAACCAAAAATGGACGATTTGTCAGCCAAAAGATGTCTTTAAATGATCTATTTTAGTTAATATAATCTGTATATATTGGCCAGAAGCAAATACGTCAACAAAAATTCTCGGAATGCGCATTATAAAAGATTTAAGATTCGACAGAAGAACTCGGAAACATTTCTCGTGTCGCTGGGAACACCCACGCCCACTCGGAACATGCCAAAATGTTTCCACCGATCTAAAGATATATCTAactatatgtatatttgtacTCTGTCTGTGGGAAACCTTGGAAGCGTCAAGAACAAATGCaaagttttgttttgcttttttggaAGAGACTTTTCTTGGCTTTAAAGTGTCCACCTGTGCAGTTTTCTTGGACTTGGTTCCGGGAATCTCCCAAGTACATGcatagatacatagatacaagGCAAAAGAAGCATTACAAGATGGAGATACTTTGGGGAGGCTAGTAACCGAATGCAAGCCAAGTCTAGTTGGCTATTAGCCCGTAAGCCATCTCGAGCTCCTCCATTCGATCGTTGTTGTAGTCTGTCATTAACAAAACAACTGTTGCGACCTTCACATACCAGAGCAGCCGAGCGACTGGGCTGCGCCGAGCGAGGCGAGATCgtccatacatacatatatatatgtatgtatctatATGTTTATATGCGCATATTGTACACACATAAACATATCGAATATATTGAAATAATAAGGCGAACAAAATCGCGACTGTGAAACGTGAATGCGAACGCGAACGTCAACGTCTCCGTCTCCGCCTCGAAATTATATTCGCCCGATCGTCATACTCGACTCGTGTATATCGTATCTGATAGAATTTAGTCCGCAATAATGCATCCAAAGCAGCAACGAGAAGGGGGAAgtctacatatatatgtatatacccATTCCTCATTCCATTCCTCAATCCACGCCATACCATTGTGTTGGGGCTCCGCATTCCAGAGACTTGGACGGGGTCGTGTGTGGTTGTTTGTGTGAATCGGAGGGCCCCAGAATACTGGGAATAATGCAGTACTCATATGCATTCACACATTGGGGGGGTATATCTTGGGGATCTTGGGAGGAGGGCGATTTTGTTGGGAATTTCAACAATTCTTTAGAAATGTTGGTGGGGGTTTCAATTGAAACAGtctctcaaatatttattaaaacttttatgaCTATTATtatgatatatttattttcttaaaaccTTCACCGTTTTTTTCTACTTTTCGCAGACTGTTTGGCAATTTCGGGCTTTTGCAGACAGTTTGGGAATTCACATCATGgccaaaataatttcaaatatttatacaatatttcttttcttatttttcggGGTTTCTTACATGCCATTCGCCAACAACTaaggttgttgttgtagcaaCGTTGTCTACAAATAATCATAAGCAGAATGAAAGCTGCTGGCGGGGCAGAGATGGGGGCAAGTGGGTAGCAGCGGGCTAACAAAAATGCCGCATGTCAAATGGGCCAATTAACAtttctgttgtttttttcagttttttgtatgtgatggcttttgttttataaataaatatgcttttgttgaagattttttattggcttttgtCGCTGGCATTCATATTGTTCGACCGAGTATGCAAAAATGTAGCCAAATTTGTTGTTAGCTGTTATTTTTGACACCGggctattaaataaattatgtatgcaccccaccccaccccaTCCCCAACCTCCCCGCCATTTCTGTAGTCTGGTAGTCTCTTCATATTTCTCCCTAATGTGCCATAACAATAATTTCTATATAATTCCGTTTGAAACGAAACCAAAATTCCAAGATATCTGCtggcattttttttcattttatttgtttgtttatctcacacacacacacaaacacacacacacagatactgaCTGAAATCGAATGGAAAGAACTTGAAAGATTTCCAATTTTATGGTAAGCGCTCGTGGCATACAtggaatttttgttttcttagtttttagattttttttgtttttttttgcgttgcTGCCGGCCATAACCGATTGGCTTCCATtgattaaagaatttgttgtTCTCGGCGGTTCTAATGCTGTTCTAATGCCCACAAAAATATGGCGGTCAGGGTCGGATCATAAAGATAAGTGGTCTGCGACTGGGAGTGATTAGTGGAAATATTTCTTGCGATTAACATTTTTAAGCTACACAGATTTGAGTTCCATCTTTCAGATACATTTATGGGGAGTACACATTAATACAAGTCGctgtacaaaatatttattagcgGCAGCAGATGCGCAGATACATacgatatacatacatatgtatctatatattcccaaatgtatctgtatctaggAATGCGTGTATGTGATCATTTACTGCgaagcaaacaaataaacaaacatgcATAAATAACTCGTTGcagttgttgcagttgctgttgctgctgctgctgctgcctccaGCAAAGCCAGCTCACAAACACCATCGCACATACACCGCACATTACCCATGCGAGAGCGAGTGAGAGGTCTAGAGCGGCGACTGCGCAGCCGGCAGAGGCTTAGGAATGCGGTTTTGACAAGTTCTTCTAAAATTGTACGGCCAGCTTTGCTATTTACGCTatgaaacaacaacaacaatagtaaCAACAACTGCTGCTGGGCTGCGAGAGAGCAGCGAATGTGTGGAACGAAGGAGCACGGAAAGCAGaacatgaaaaaaaagaaaaaaaaataaaaataccaacaacCGCAAAAGCAAGATCAGCGCTGCTTGGGGGCAAGCCCaataacagcaacaacaaaaacaactaaaaCAACAGCCAAAGCAACAAACTATGCAGCAATGTCGTCGTATTtaagcactgagagaaattagtaaaaaaaaataaataataataatttgaaataaattatacatttaattttgaaataattaataaatataattttgtaattaaaaaatgaattaataataatttttaaaaactataattaaaacaaaaataataaaaaaaaaaatagttgtataataaaacaataatgttaaataataatacctaaataaaaaataataatttttgaaaaatttaaatttaaattaaaatatctaaTTAGAATAAcctattttgttattttcttgttattttattgttcattttatttcttagaaattacaaattaatatttattattattaaattattattatttcttagaaattttattattatatatttttttaatattgagattaatcttttttttatttattttttattttacttagaggctaatatatataattttttgtttagattaatttcttatttttattttcctcttttcctttttctttttctacggatatatttctctcagtgcacttGGTTAGTTGAACGAACGCCAAGACTTGCGGTCGAGGGGGCGTTGGGAATGCCGAGCGAGGTAAAGTAAATGCATTTTGTGTTTGGAAATAGGctgactgcgactgcgactgcgactgcagcagcaactgcaactgcaacagcgaCCGAGACgacaacggcaacagcaacagcagcagcagcagcgatagttgttgttgctgttggaaaatatttcaaagttGCTATGAACTCGGAGCGGCAGCGGCACCAATTGAatgcaatttgtttgtttgtatctgtgtgtgaaTGCATTTATTAAAGCAATGCGCGCATTGCCTTAAATGCCAAAGCTACTACGAGTGTATGTATCAAGGCATTACATgcatgcactgaaaaaaaatctattaaaactaTAAGAAATCTTAtaagatttaatatttaaagaaaataattgaaGAGTATCTACAAGATGCATTTTAAAAggtcttaaagtttaatatGTTTGTTGGCTACTTCCCCTGTTTTTTTCTTGTGGCAACTGTGGCAGCCAGGCCTCTACATGCCGCCCATAAAAATGTTCTtatttatgtacatatat
The Drosophila bipectinata strain 14024-0381.07 chromosome 3R, DbipHiC1v2, whole genome shotgun sequence DNA segment above includes these coding regions:
- the kibra gene encoding protein kibra isoform X2, translating into MPNQSQHHLQPHPHHLRPQQQQQQQQQQQHHRQQQQNHSDFPLPDGWDIAKDFDGKTYYIDHINKKTTWLDPRDCYTKPQTFEDCVGDELPMGWEESYDPNIGLYYINHLAQSTQLEDPRQEWKSVQEQMLSDYLSAAQDQLENKREMFDVKQQRLLWAQEEYNHLKLAASRSSLCSSSSSMSRHDPELLRADLMLARERVHQLKQELNHITNDISYTERGMNTLYSVGEKINARQNGCYDIAEVQAIREEMLKVHKSLVSGEKVREELMRSLVQIKNELSRQQISEENSDLASPFDRVCVASQTDLCGSTGDNLNGGARFAEMAKTKLQYAEWRKHIKKLQQQLADHVERIEPGQLESDKDRILLIQEKEKLLNDLNSISLKSRSEEEKRVIQQTRNKLEEDLKEAYEANNTCVANRLRFHEEKQLLLDKLQEALKSTKLLEERLKSFSSESTFSISSGSSLGSLSTASSKSALSFTDIYIDPFAVDSPIDVVDLRRRSQRLFQQHQRLHPVHPGLQQQQSSEVSLSPRSSLSMETPPASPMKYNPGADQATQALKEEPTYANALPAPPAYTAPPPVPVSGVRARPYDLDSTVLDCMMLEAKLQKLNLGTPLNLAAAPLSPISEKPSLLDLPQEMLSRSSSTSNTRSVSAAVSNESVAGDSGVFEASRAHLPRKELAQVQIGLKYLKPEGVLVVSLERANNLLALWTASADNSQVYLRAALLPNSLTSIRTKALGDFQKPVFNDTFAVPITLDKLLTKSLQVTVVTMTGQKEEIIGTVQISMAEFNPEDSTLKWYNVLSSKFIPTFESLDIPSTSAAAAAAAVAASNNNREESSDESTITSSQTSTLTRNQAPPMELQAQIAEEQPEQGRLNDQDGSDDDDDDEEEEEDDKQLISDVGLMNSSCMLDAYMQNMKQEFADKETNTDCAFLPEKSRGQSQMMDDRPVKRSQTFTPSAAVSKNRYNCRLNRSDSDSAMHCGVAPHTFQRGAAERRSLRFHPKAPKSVTKLHHTHIPRTSLDLELDLQAQHSKLYFLNDQIAKLQNLKEFAESLREQGSSDCRVGH
- the kibra gene encoding protein kibra isoform X1 encodes the protein MPNQSQHHLQPHPHHLRPQQQQQQQQQQQHHRQQQQNHSDFPLPDGWDIAKDFDGKTYYIDHINKKTTWLDPRDCYTKPQTFEDCVGDELPMGWEESYDPNIGLYYINHLAQSTQLEDPRQEWKSVQEQMLSDYLSAAQDQLENKREMFDVKQQRLLWAQEEYNHLKLAASRSSLCSSSSSMSRHDPELLRADLMLARERVHQLKQELNHITNDISYTERGMNTLYSVGEKINARQNGCYDIAEVQAIREEMLKVHKSLVSGEKVREELMRSLVQIKNELSRQQISEENSDLASPFDRVCVASQTDLCGSTGDNLNGGARFAEMAKTKLQYAEWRKHIKKLQQQLADHVERIEPGQLESDKDRILLIQEKEKLLNDLNSISLKSRSEEEKRVIQQTRNKLEEDLKEAYEANNTCVANRLRFHEEKQLLLDKLQEALKSTKLLEERLKSFSSESTFSISSGSSLGSLSTASSKSALSFTDIYIDPFAVDSPIDVVDLRRRSQRLFQQHQRLHPVHPGLQQQQSSEVSLSPRSSLSMETPPASPMKYNPGADQATQALKEEPTYANALPAPPAYTAPPPVPVSGVRARPYDLDSTVLDCMMLEAKLQKLNLGTPLNLAAAPLSPISEKPSLLDLPQEMLSRSSSTSNTRSVSAAVSNESVAGDSGVFEASRAHLPRKELAQVQIGLKYLKPEGVLVVSLERANNLLALWTASADNSQVYLRAALLPNSLTSIRTKALGDFQKPVFNDTFAVPITLDKLLTKSLQVTVVTMTGQKEEIIGTVQISMAEFNPEDSTLKWYNVLSSKFIPTFESLDIPSTSAAAAAAAVAASNNNREESSDESTITSSQTSTLTRNQAPPMELQAQIAEEQPEQGRLNDQDGSDDDDDDEEEEEDDKQLISDVGLMNSSCMLDAYMQNMKQEFADKETNTDCAFLPEKSRGQSQMMDDRPVKRSQTFTPSAAVSKNRYNCRLNRSDSDSAMHCGVAPHTFQRGAAERRSLRFHPKAPKSVTKLHHTHIPRTSLDLELDLQAQHSKLYFLNDQIAKLQNLKEVLQKACENKDPLIAAWAIENEEFQRLVARADPAKCPEERQLQKLLMKTAKEIHKLRKTKVPKGCPDLVSFKEKITFFTRKGMSVPELPSEFTLPEANTILFEEEEEEEEEEDEDEFYNNAAETAIAINTALVASNNRNKNLSDHQNRVASGAVPKVPATPATPAASPAANPPPATPTTTPATQATPTAVPVPVDDNNTEQQRYDYVVDRTYGVEV